A window of Corallococcus macrosporus DSM 14697 contains these coding sequences:
- a CDS encoding CARDB domain-containing protein — protein MLPGPQEALTQRVPGTLPDLMVRRLSLQPAARVGDDFHVAVEVCNRMPFSAGPFVAEVRLSQDRDFTSTDPTLFLRAVDGLEASACELVQGWVRVDAALAGAHFVAAVVDADGQVEESDEANNQFQGGTLGVGRGPDFVITALRAPAVVDDLQRPIVATATVCNRGTLAANGAIDLLLSADAVVTADDRVETWTDGFFLDPNACQDLELHVRPPGPALRYHVGALVDAYPGAPADLVPGNNLWVGGQLAYADQPDLIVTQVEVPSSVTGTLPFQAEVMVCNQGTRPTPTWFEVTLLLSAQPIVVAEERSIGYALVSPLEAGQCARARVEASVPGVASGAWYVSAVANAHRARVEEAFWDNNVGPSTRLLVGEAPDFRVVAMEAPGALAPWEPRTARVTVCNEGTAGAPVDVGLYWSSDEELILPEPIAGSLGFGFLAPGQCATESVSIFTLEPLSGARYLMASADVGERWAELDETNNTFIGRRVFMGLGHDLAVTSLEAPASVHDLSQFLVRVTVCNQGNVSSPDGNLEIRYRVVRTGPWAGTLAFPFLPSIAPGACVRRDVPVQLLFERPYGLFLDARVWTSDVFEDNDISSPLVPLGVGDRPDFKVTSVVAPAGVSPGQGFSTDVTVCNQGLRDASTDVMVVLSQDEEISTRDLFAGWAETGLVQAGQCVALKVPSHAGSLWPGVFTVGAVVDPYADSYWNNELREDNNTLAGGQVSLGRVADFAVTAVSAPNAVAPGAVFTAKVTVCNQGAARGSTDVVLVLSRTSRISLAELPLGGMPVGTLERGQCATREVSLTAPSTPTQGVLGALVDSLDVAQEPREDNNALAGGHLSVGAGPDLTVDIVEMPSIQPANVRFITQVRVCNAGTLPAPGEARVYLSADAVIDPVVDTPQGGLYFDVLAPGQCQVVHIPVNFYQPAWTLPEGRWHWGAVAFPIGGEPELHWDDNVDARPLSVGQVPDFSVTALDVPASVLPDQPFTAKATVCNAGTAAGATAVRLVRDWSPFYAPAAHTLAEAMTEPLSPGQCTSLNMRASAGVSFEGRYTVSAVANPDGATAELREDDNVRTAHLGVGALPDFTVGSVQLPRALARSAEVVTAAVQVCNVGTVAGEVELALVVSEDATITAADMPLSAVPVGPLSAGTCTTADVPASLWVPSNGAWFVGAVVDSYGAVSELRRDNNASVGVPVGIGGLPDFVVTRLSAPPSVAPGAALPTVVEVCNVGAVASDVDVSFYLSADDRVTPEDTQLQTWSYGSLGVGNCTSVEVSLATSPLVQMGVVRHIGAIADAGRTRAELSETNNVSPVVPLSILSGPDLVIRSVDAPPGVAPGASFQVTALVCNQGTGDSDHARATGYFARVGAGALRGAPAWQYQVPPLSPGRCATLENTLTAGQEAGLWFLSSEVGPISSSTDMVPDNNAGPVAPVRVGHLPDFVVASVHAPTAVRPADAFQVDVTVCNPGTAEGQSDMTVFVSRDSSPSVEDLYLGPVPTGALGQGQCATLPVTVPRDAQRSGSWFVGALVDRSAQVAELSETNNTHAGVPVRFASLPDFVVTSVVAPTSVLIGDTFPAQVTVCNQGTATGNVLLSLHLSPDAVISIQDVLGGGPELVTGLAPGACSLVEVPVQARASQAGLWYLGAVVDARLWGEEASTVNNTSVGRLVGIGFRPDLVITEVAAPEVAPQGQPLPVTVTVCNQGTTSVSNAALGFSVNWLPEVWQDLRFATVASVALAAGACERVAVSVPLSGFESAWPATYVVASVDPSGVVQEFNEHNNERASLPVSVRVDLADLVTEAVRAPSTVKPGQPFTGTVRVCNEGFGPAPARVALHASRDARVTSEDLLLGEASLGTLAPGQCAEHAIPAVLQASGTFFLAAISSTGGAAYEIDETNNVGPALQVYAESTGTDFVMESAVVPSIVLPDAAFNASVRVCNRGGLGGEAAVSLYLSPDALVDPTDTVLDSRAGLSLPAGQCVSLSLQGAVPQPGRWYVAAIADPLEAQPEDDEANNSSPVSALVVGEVPDYVIAALTAPPVETSNGPLPVRITVCNQGTAPAQATGVRFQLRAAGPTTDGGLRVASRSVPALAAAQCVAWEEPLGLVAVAPRAWRLEASVNPDAVVTEAYLDNNVKAAEVRVGNHAELSVAHIAPERNALFPSETFVTEVTVCNTGSVTASELRVQVLLSEDGLDPDAGTQVGMRSFAGLAKGCAVIPVTGTVPSQALGGEVHVKARVELVAPQGGELNVDDNGLVGPLVGIGSGPDLVVTTVTTDVSVSWPSAPLPAVVTVCNRGDEYSLRASLSVFPMWEEDGEFVPDTSEGASVSVYPLAPGECDALHVELMTPPVEGDWRLGAMVDGVNAVRETVESNNLSHGDAFFVTRVTGHAVTALQAPTAVWPNEFFTATATVCNRGPTTSWGMPIHLALETEDGFPVTTLPVRASPSNLATGACAPVTLSGSAAVPLEGAYRLVARLGHPKEPMAEALRRALSFAVPLVVGGRGDFTVTAVSGPATVRTGGSYSTSVTVCNHGTSSGAATVQAYLSRDERLDVAGDVRVGQTSVTLSRNQCRTLSVSSRANSVSSGDVWFVGADVSMGNSPDANPANDGRVGARILVTP, from the coding sequence ATGCTCCCGGGACCGCAAGAGGCGCTGACGCAGCGTGTGCCGGGGACGCTGCCCGACCTGATGGTGCGCCGGTTGTCGCTGCAGCCCGCGGCCCGCGTCGGGGACGACTTCCATGTCGCCGTCGAGGTGTGCAACCGCATGCCATTTTCGGCAGGCCCCTTCGTCGCGGAGGTCCGGCTCTCCCAGGACCGTGACTTCACGTCCACGGACCCCACGTTGTTTCTCCGCGCCGTGGATGGGCTGGAGGCTTCTGCCTGCGAGCTCGTCCAAGGCTGGGTGAGGGTGGACGCGGCGCTCGCGGGCGCGCACTTCGTCGCCGCCGTCGTGGACGCGGACGGGCAGGTGGAGGAGTCCGACGAGGCGAACAACCAGTTCCAGGGCGGAACCCTGGGTGTCGGGCGTGGACCCGACTTCGTCATCACCGCCCTGCGCGCGCCGGCCGTCGTCGACGACTTGCAGCGGCCCATCGTGGCGACGGCAACGGTGTGCAACCGCGGCACCCTGGCCGCCAATGGAGCCATCGACCTCCTGCTTTCCGCGGATGCCGTCGTCACAGCGGATGACAGGGTCGAGACCTGGACGGACGGCTTCTTCCTCGATCCGAACGCCTGCCAGGACCTGGAGCTTCACGTCAGGCCCCCGGGCCCGGCCCTGCGCTATCACGTGGGCGCGCTGGTGGATGCCTACCCCGGAGCGCCGGCCGACCTCGTTCCAGGCAACAACCTCTGGGTGGGAGGGCAACTGGCGTACGCGGATCAGCCGGACCTCATCGTCACGCAGGTGGAGGTGCCTTCGAGCGTGACGGGCACCCTGCCGTTCCAGGCGGAGGTCATGGTGTGCAACCAGGGGACTCGCCCCACGCCGACGTGGTTCGAGGTGACGCTCTTGTTGTCGGCCCAGCCCATCGTCGTGGCCGAGGAGCGCAGCATCGGCTACGCGCTGGTGTCACCTCTGGAAGCGGGGCAGTGTGCCCGTGCGCGGGTGGAGGCGTCGGTTCCCGGGGTCGCCAGCGGAGCCTGGTATGTGAGCGCTGTCGCGAACGCGCATCGGGCGCGCGTGGAAGAAGCCTTCTGGGACAACAACGTCGGACCCTCGACCCGGCTCCTGGTGGGGGAGGCGCCGGACTTCCGTGTCGTTGCAATGGAAGCCCCTGGTGCGCTCGCGCCGTGGGAGCCCCGCACGGCGCGCGTGACGGTGTGCAACGAGGGGACCGCGGGCGCGCCCGTGGATGTGGGCCTGTACTGGTCGTCGGACGAAGAGCTGATTCTACCCGAGCCGATCGCGGGCAGCCTGGGGTTCGGCTTCCTGGCGCCCGGGCAGTGCGCGACGGAGTCGGTGTCAATCTTCACGCTCGAGCCCCTCTCCGGGGCGCGGTACCTGATGGCCTCCGCGGATGTTGGAGAACGCTGGGCGGAGCTGGACGAGACGAACAACACGTTCATTGGCAGGCGCGTGTTCATGGGGCTTGGCCATGACCTCGCCGTCACGTCCCTGGAGGCGCCTGCCAGCGTCCACGACCTTTCCCAGTTCCTGGTCCGGGTCACGGTGTGCAACCAGGGCAACGTGTCGTCTCCCGACGGTAACCTGGAGATCCGCTACCGGGTGGTGCGCACCGGGCCGTGGGCGGGAACGCTCGCGTTCCCGTTCCTGCCCTCCATCGCGCCGGGCGCGTGCGTCCGGCGTGACGTGCCGGTGCAGCTCCTGTTCGAACGCCCGTATGGCTTGTTCCTGGATGCGCGGGTCTGGACGTCCGATGTGTTCGAGGACAACGACATCTCGTCCCCGTTGGTGCCCCTGGGCGTGGGGGACCGGCCCGACTTCAAGGTGACGTCCGTGGTGGCCCCCGCGGGGGTCTCCCCGGGACAGGGCTTCTCCACGGACGTGACGGTGTGCAACCAGGGGCTCCGGGATGCGAGCACGGACGTCATGGTCGTCCTGTCCCAGGATGAAGAAATCTCGACCCGGGACCTCTTCGCCGGATGGGCGGAGACCGGGCTCGTGCAGGCGGGGCAGTGCGTGGCCCTCAAGGTGCCGTCGCACGCCGGCTCGCTGTGGCCTGGCGTCTTCACCGTCGGCGCCGTCGTGGACCCCTATGCCGACTCGTACTGGAACAACGAGCTGCGCGAGGACAACAACACCCTGGCGGGCGGACAGGTTTCGCTCGGGCGCGTGGCCGACTTCGCGGTGACGGCCGTGTCCGCTCCCAATGCGGTGGCGCCGGGGGCTGTCTTCACGGCGAAGGTGACGGTGTGCAATCAGGGCGCCGCCCGGGGCTCGACGGATGTGGTGCTCGTGTTGTCCCGGACCTCGCGCATCTCCCTGGCGGAGCTGCCGCTCGGCGGCATGCCGGTGGGCACCCTGGAGCGAGGGCAGTGCGCCACGCGGGAGGTGTCGCTCACCGCGCCCTCCACGCCCACCCAGGGGGTGCTGGGCGCCCTGGTGGACTCGCTGGATGTCGCGCAGGAGCCCCGGGAGGACAACAACGCGCTGGCGGGAGGTCACCTGTCCGTGGGCGCGGGCCCGGACTTGACGGTCGACATCGTGGAGATGCCGTCCATCCAGCCCGCCAACGTTCGTTTCATCACGCAGGTGCGTGTCTGCAACGCAGGGACGCTGCCCGCGCCCGGCGAGGCGCGTGTCTACCTGTCGGCGGACGCCGTCATCGACCCGGTGGTTGACACCCCACAGGGAGGGCTCTACTTCGACGTGCTCGCGCCTGGGCAATGCCAGGTGGTCCACATCCCGGTGAACTTCTACCAGCCTGCGTGGACGCTCCCGGAGGGCCGCTGGCATTGGGGCGCGGTGGCGTTCCCCATTGGGGGAGAGCCGGAGCTCCACTGGGACGACAACGTCGATGCCCGCCCCTTGAGCGTCGGCCAGGTCCCTGACTTCTCCGTCACCGCGCTCGACGTGCCTGCCTCGGTGCTTCCGGACCAGCCGTTCACCGCGAAGGCGACGGTGTGCAACGCGGGGACCGCCGCGGGCGCCACGGCCGTGCGACTGGTCCGCGACTGGTCTCCCTTCTACGCGCCGGCCGCGCACACCCTGGCCGAGGCGATGACGGAGCCCCTGTCGCCTGGGCAGTGCACCTCGCTGAACATGCGGGCCTCGGCCGGTGTGTCCTTTGAAGGCAGGTACACCGTGAGCGCGGTGGCGAACCCGGACGGCGCCACGGCGGAGCTTCGCGAAGACGACAACGTTCGAACGGCGCACCTGGGCGTGGGCGCGTTGCCGGACTTCACGGTGGGCAGCGTGCAGCTTCCGCGGGCGCTGGCCCGTTCCGCGGAGGTCGTCACCGCGGCCGTCCAGGTGTGCAACGTGGGGACGGTGGCCGGCGAGGTGGAGTTGGCGCTCGTCGTGTCCGAGGATGCGACCATCACCGCCGCGGACATGCCGCTGAGCGCGGTGCCGGTGGGGCCGCTGTCGGCCGGAACGTGCACCACGGCCGATGTGCCGGCGAGCCTCTGGGTGCCCTCGAACGGCGCCTGGTTCGTGGGCGCGGTGGTGGACTCGTACGGAGCGGTGTCCGAGCTGCGCAGGGACAACAACGCGAGCGTGGGCGTGCCCGTGGGCATTGGCGGACTGCCCGACTTCGTGGTCACCCGCTTGTCCGCGCCGCCGAGCGTGGCGCCTGGGGCAGCGCTTCCCACCGTCGTGGAGGTGTGCAACGTGGGCGCTGTCGCGAGCGACGTGGACGTGTCCTTCTACCTGTCGGCAGACGACCGCGTCACGCCCGAGGACACCCAACTTCAGACCTGGAGCTATGGCTCGCTGGGGGTCGGGAACTGCACCTCGGTGGAGGTCTCGCTCGCCACCAGTCCACTCGTGCAGATGGGGGTCGTCCGCCACATTGGAGCCATCGCTGACGCAGGGCGGACGCGGGCCGAGCTTTCGGAGACGAACAATGTGAGCCCGGTGGTTCCGTTGAGCATCCTCTCCGGCCCGGACCTCGTCATTCGAAGCGTGGACGCGCCGCCCGGTGTCGCCCCTGGCGCGTCGTTCCAGGTGACGGCCTTGGTGTGCAATCAGGGCACCGGGGACAGCGACCACGCACGGGCCACGGGATATTTCGCGCGTGTGGGAGCGGGGGCCTTACGTGGAGCGCCCGCGTGGCAGTACCAGGTGCCGCCGCTGAGCCCTGGGCGGTGCGCGACCCTGGAGAACACCCTGACCGCGGGACAGGAAGCGGGCCTCTGGTTCCTGTCATCCGAGGTCGGGCCCATCTCCAGCTCGACGGACATGGTTCCGGACAACAACGCCGGGCCCGTGGCTCCCGTGCGCGTCGGACACCTGCCGGACTTCGTCGTCGCGTCGGTCCATGCGCCCACGGCCGTGCGCCCCGCTGATGCGTTCCAGGTGGACGTCACGGTGTGCAACCCGGGCACCGCGGAGGGGCAGTCGGACATGACGGTGTTCGTGTCCCGGGATTCAAGCCCCTCCGTCGAGGACCTCTACCTCGGCCCCGTGCCGACCGGAGCCCTGGGGCAGGGGCAGTGCGCCACGTTGCCGGTCACCGTTCCCCGTGATGCGCAGCGGTCGGGGTCGTGGTTCGTGGGGGCGCTGGTTGACCGGAGCGCCCAGGTGGCCGAGTTGTCGGAGACGAACAACACGCATGCCGGCGTTCCCGTGCGCTTCGCCTCGCTGCCCGACTTCGTCGTCACCTCGGTGGTGGCGCCCACGAGCGTGCTGATTGGCGACACATTCCCGGCCCAGGTGACGGTCTGCAATCAGGGCACGGCCACGGGCAACGTGTTGCTCTCGCTGCACCTGTCCCCGGACGCGGTCATCTCCATTCAGGATGTCTTGGGAGGGGGACCGGAGCTCGTGACGGGACTTGCGCCGGGCGCGTGTTCCCTGGTCGAGGTCCCTGTCCAGGCCCGCGCTTCCCAAGCGGGCCTCTGGTACCTCGGCGCCGTGGTGGATGCGCGGCTGTGGGGAGAGGAGGCCAGCACGGTCAACAACACCAGCGTCGGGCGTCTGGTGGGCATCGGCTTCAGGCCGGACCTGGTCATCACCGAAGTGGCGGCACCGGAAGTGGCCCCTCAGGGCCAGCCATTGCCGGTGACCGTGACGGTGTGCAACCAGGGCACGACGTCCGTCAGCAACGCGGCGCTTGGGTTCAGCGTCAACTGGCTGCCGGAAGTGTGGCAGGACCTCCGGTTCGCGACCGTGGCCTCCGTGGCCCTGGCCGCTGGCGCGTGCGAACGCGTGGCCGTTTCCGTGCCGCTGAGTGGCTTCGAGTCAGCCTGGCCGGCGACGTACGTGGTCGCCAGTGTGGACCCCAGCGGCGTGGTGCAGGAGTTCAACGAACACAACAACGAGCGCGCCAGCCTTCCTGTCTCGGTCAGGGTTGACCTCGCGGACCTCGTGACGGAGGCCGTGCGCGCGCCATCCACGGTGAAGCCGGGGCAGCCCTTCACGGGAACGGTGCGGGTGTGCAACGAAGGATTCGGCCCCGCGCCCGCGCGGGTCGCGCTGCACGCTTCGCGAGACGCCCGGGTGACGTCCGAGGACCTGCTGCTCGGAGAGGCTTCCCTGGGCACCCTGGCGCCCGGCCAATGCGCGGAGCACGCCATCCCCGCGGTCCTCCAGGCGTCAGGCACCTTCTTCCTGGCGGCGATTTCCAGCACCGGAGGCGCGGCCTACGAAATCGACGAGACGAACAACGTGGGCCCCGCGTTGCAGGTGTATGCGGAGAGCACGGGGACGGATTTCGTCATGGAGTCGGCGGTGGTGCCCTCCATCGTGCTCCCGGACGCGGCGTTCAATGCCTCCGTCCGTGTCTGCAATCGGGGCGGGCTGGGCGGGGAGGCCGCCGTGTCCCTCTACCTGTCCCCCGACGCCCTCGTCGACCCAACGGACACGGTGCTGGACTCGCGGGCAGGGCTGTCCCTCCCGGCGGGACAATGTGTGTCGCTGTCGCTGCAGGGGGCTGTGCCGCAGCCGGGGCGCTGGTACGTGGCGGCCATCGCCGACCCGCTGGAGGCGCAGCCCGAAGACGACGAGGCCAACAACAGCAGTCCGGTGTCCGCGTTGGTGGTGGGCGAGGTTCCGGACTACGTCATCGCCGCGTTGACGGCGCCGCCAGTGGAGACGAGCAATGGGCCCCTGCCGGTGCGAATCACCGTCTGCAACCAGGGCACCGCGCCCGCGCAGGCCACCGGCGTGCGCTTCCAACTGCGAGCCGCTGGTCCGACGACGGATGGTGGATTGCGCGTCGCGTCCCGGAGCGTTCCCGCCCTGGCAGCGGCGCAGTGCGTGGCGTGGGAAGAGCCCTTGGGCCTGGTCGCGGTCGCGCCTCGTGCCTGGCGGCTCGAAGCCTCGGTGAACCCTGACGCCGTGGTGACGGAGGCCTACCTGGACAACAACGTCAAGGCCGCGGAGGTGCGCGTGGGAAATCATGCGGAGCTCTCGGTGGCGCACATCGCGCCGGAGCGGAACGCGCTCTTCCCGAGCGAGACGTTCGTCACGGAGGTCACCGTCTGCAATACCGGCAGCGTGACCGCCAGCGAGCTGCGCGTTCAGGTCCTGCTGTCGGAGGATGGCCTGGACCCGGACGCGGGCACGCAGGTCGGAATGAGGTCCTTCGCCGGGCTGGCGAAGGGGTGCGCCGTCATCCCCGTGACTGGGACGGTTCCTTCCCAAGCGCTTGGGGGCGAGGTCCATGTGAAGGCGCGCGTGGAGCTTGTCGCGCCGCAAGGGGGCGAGCTGAACGTCGACGACAACGGGCTTGTCGGTCCCCTGGTGGGGATTGGTTCAGGTCCCGACCTGGTGGTGACGACGGTGACGACCGACGTCTCGGTGTCCTGGCCCTCCGCTCCGCTGCCCGCCGTCGTGACGGTCTGCAACCGGGGCGACGAATACTCCTTGCGTGCCTCCCTGTCGGTCTTCCCCATGTGGGAGGAGGACGGGGAGTTCGTACCGGACACCTCGGAGGGGGCCTCCGTGTCCGTGTACCCCCTGGCGCCGGGCGAGTGCGATGCGTTGCACGTGGAGTTGATGACGCCGCCGGTCGAGGGCGACTGGCGCCTGGGGGCCATGGTGGATGGGGTGAACGCCGTCCGGGAGACCGTGGAGTCCAACAACCTGAGCCACGGGGATGCGTTCTTCGTCACCAGGGTGACGGGGCATGCCGTCACCGCGCTCCAGGCGCCCACCGCTGTCTGGCCGAACGAGTTCTTCACCGCCACGGCGACCGTGTGCAACCGGGGGCCCACGACGTCGTGGGGCATGCCCATTCACCTCGCGTTGGAGACGGAGGACGGCTTCCCCGTCACCACGCTTCCGGTCCGGGCCTCGCCCTCCAATCTGGCGACGGGGGCGTGTGCGCCGGTGACGCTGTCGGGCTCGGCGGCCGTCCCGCTGGAAGGGGCCTACCGGCTGGTGGCGCGGCTGGGGCATCCGAAGGAACCGATGGCGGAGGCGCTGCGGCGAGCGCTCTCATTCGCCGTGCCGCTCGTTGTCGGTGGCCGCGGCGACTTCACCGTCACCGCAGTGAGCGGCCCCGCGACCGTCCGCACGGGGGGCTCGTATTCGACGTCGGTGACGGTGTGCAATCACGGCACGTCGTCGGGGGCCGCCACCGTCCAGGCCTACCTGTCCAGGGACGAGCGCCTCGACGTGGCGGGAGACGTCCGTGTCGGCCAGACGAGCGTGACGCTCTCCCGGAACCAATGCCGGACGCTGTCGGTGTCCTCGCGAGCCAACAGCGTGAGCAGCGGCGACGTGTGGTTCGT
- a CDS encoding zinc finger domain-containing protein yields the protein MDRAIQAVLDEGLRMRGTQRDLFGVQGLAKHRRTVFGRAGAPCPRCTTPVSHQRIGARNTYWCASCQPLTSAPEVPAQSTLL from the coding sequence TTGGACCGCGCCATCCAGGCGGTGCTCGACGAAGGGCTCCGCATGCGAGGCACCCAGCGAGATCTCTTCGGCGTCCAGGGCCTGGCGAAGCACCGGCGCACCGTGTTCGGCCGCGCCGGAGCGCCGTGCCCGCGCTGCACCACGCCGGTCTCCCACCAACGCATCGGTGCCCGGAACACGTACTGGTGTGCCTCCTGCCAGCCCCTGACGAGCGCGCCCGAAGTCCCCGCGCAATCCACATTGCTTTGA
- the rtcA gene encoding RNA 3'-terminal phosphate cyclase, with amino-acid sequence MVRIDGSLGEGGGQVLRTSLALSLVTGQPFTIQNIRAGRKKPGLLRQHLTSVKAAEAVGAAEVSGAELGSRELTFHPRALAAGNYHFAVGTAGSATLVLQTVLPALLLAEGPSTLMLEGGTHNPLAPPFDFLQRAYLPLVRRMGPSVEATLERAGFFPAGGGRFRVDVRPAPLKPLHLLERGRVLRRDLKAVIAMIPFDVAQRELGTAGAALKWRPDELRTEELKRPLGPGNVLVAEVESEHVTEVFTGFGERGKRAESVAEALAAEVKRYLEADVPVGEHLCDQLLLLLALAKEGAFRTLPLDGHAETQLHTIAKFLDVKVEVREVSRDVREVAVRA; translated from the coding sequence ATGGTGCGCATCGATGGTTCGTTGGGCGAAGGCGGAGGACAGGTGCTGCGCACCTCGCTGGCGCTGTCGTTGGTGACGGGGCAGCCGTTCACCATCCAGAACATCCGCGCGGGCCGGAAGAAGCCGGGCCTGCTGCGTCAGCACCTCACGTCGGTGAAGGCCGCGGAGGCGGTGGGGGCCGCGGAGGTGTCTGGCGCGGAGCTCGGCTCGCGCGAGCTGACGTTCCACCCGCGCGCCCTGGCCGCCGGGAACTACCACTTCGCGGTGGGGACCGCGGGCAGCGCGACGCTGGTGCTCCAGACGGTGCTGCCGGCCCTGCTCCTGGCGGAGGGGCCTTCCACGCTGATGCTGGAAGGGGGGACGCACAACCCGCTGGCGCCGCCGTTCGACTTCCTCCAGCGGGCCTACCTGCCGCTGGTCCGCCGCATGGGGCCTTCGGTGGAGGCGACGCTGGAGCGGGCCGGCTTCTTTCCGGCCGGGGGCGGGCGGTTCCGGGTGGACGTGCGCCCCGCGCCGCTGAAGCCGCTGCACCTGCTGGAGCGCGGCCGGGTGCTCCGCAGGGACTTGAAGGCCGTCATCGCGATGATTCCGTTCGACGTGGCGCAGCGCGAGCTGGGCACGGCGGGGGCCGCGCTGAAGTGGCGGCCCGATGAGCTCCGGACGGAGGAGCTGAAGCGTCCGCTGGGCCCCGGCAACGTGCTGGTCGCCGAGGTGGAGAGCGAGCACGTCACGGAGGTCTTCACCGGCTTTGGTGAACGCGGGAAGCGGGCGGAGTCCGTGGCCGAGGCGCTCGCGGCCGAGGTGAAGCGCTACCTGGAAGCGGACGTGCCGGTGGGCGAGCACCTGTGTGACCAGTTGCTGCTCCTCCTGGCGCTGGCGAAGGAGGGCGCGTTCCGGACGCTGCCGCTGGACGGGCACGCCGAGACGCAGCTTCACACCATCGCGAAGTTCCTCGACGTGAAGGTGGAGGTTCGGGAGGTGTCTCGCGACGTCCGCGAGGTGGCGGTCCGCGCGTAG
- a CDS encoding RtcB family protein, protein MSRDNGNHEVLSDEAGRPIKAWTVGVPFEDEAKKQLRNLRGLPFIHKWVAVMPDVHRGYGATVGSVVPTVGAVVPAAVGVDIGCGMIAVRTTLRADQLPDSLRGVRSAIERAVPHGRSDNGGRKDVGAWRVAPARHQQAWARLVEGYDRIAAKHPRIGRGPELAHLGTLGTGNHFIELCLDESDGVWLMLHSGSRGVGNRIGSYFIELAKEDMRRWFINLPDGDLAYLAEGTEHFEDYVFAVSWAQEFAATNRALMLQEAVEALQSSGELPPFELKDAAVNCHHNYISREHHFGKNCFVTRKGAVRAREGDLGIIPGSMGARSYIVRGKGNADSFHSCSHGAGRVMSREAAKRRFTVEDHVKATAGVECRKDVDVIDETPAAYKPIDAVMAAQADLVEVVHTLKQVVCVKG, encoded by the coding sequence ATGAGCCGCGACAACGGGAACCACGAGGTGCTGTCGGACGAGGCGGGCCGCCCCATCAAGGCGTGGACGGTGGGGGTTCCGTTCGAGGACGAGGCGAAGAAGCAGCTCCGCAACCTGCGCGGCCTCCCCTTCATCCACAAGTGGGTCGCGGTGATGCCGGACGTGCACCGCGGTTACGGCGCGACGGTGGGGAGCGTGGTCCCCACGGTGGGAGCGGTGGTGCCGGCGGCGGTGGGGGTGGACATCGGCTGCGGGATGATCGCCGTCCGCACGACGCTGCGCGCGGACCAGCTCCCGGACTCGCTGCGTGGGGTGCGCTCGGCGATTGAGCGGGCGGTGCCGCACGGCCGCTCGGACAACGGTGGCCGCAAGGACGTGGGGGCGTGGCGTGTGGCGCCGGCGCGGCACCAGCAGGCGTGGGCGCGGCTGGTGGAGGGGTATGACCGCATCGCCGCGAAGCACCCGCGCATCGGCCGTGGGCCGGAGCTGGCGCACCTGGGAACGCTGGGGACGGGGAACCACTTCATCGAGCTGTGCCTCGATGAGTCGGATGGCGTGTGGCTGATGTTGCACTCTGGTTCGCGTGGGGTGGGGAACCGCATCGGGAGCTACTTCATCGAGCTGGCGAAGGAGGACATGCGCCGCTGGTTCATCAACCTGCCGGACGGGGACCTGGCGTACCTGGCGGAAGGGACGGAGCACTTCGAGGACTACGTCTTCGCGGTGAGCTGGGCGCAGGAGTTCGCCGCCACGAACCGGGCCCTCATGCTGCAGGAGGCGGTGGAGGCGCTGCAGTCGAGCGGCGAGCTGCCTCCGTTCGAGCTGAAGGACGCGGCGGTGAACTGCCATCACAACTACATCTCGCGTGAGCACCACTTCGGAAAGAACTGCTTCGTGACGCGCAAGGGCGCGGTGCGGGCGCGTGAGGGCGACCTGGGCATCATCCCCGGGAGCATGGGGGCGCGTTCGTACATCGTCCGCGGGAAGGGGAATGCGGACAGCTTCCACTCCTGCAGCCACGGCGCGGGCCGGGTGATGTCGCGTGAGGCGGCGAAGCGGCGCTTCACGGTGGAGGACCACGTGAAGGCGACCGCGGGCGTGGAGTGCCGCAAGGACGTGGACGTCATCGACGAGACGCCGGCTGCGTACAAGCCCATCGACGCGGTGATGGCGGCGCAGGCGGACCTGGTGGAGGTGGTCCACACCCTGAAGCAGGTCGTGTGCGTGAAGGGGTAG